The genomic window AAGATGGGAATTGTCATATGAATGGTTGCAGGCAGTAAAACAAAAATTTTAAAAAATTTCAAGTCTAATTTTCCGCTTTTTGAAATGGATCTATCATTATTCCGATCACGGCTAAAGATAATCTTTGCGCAAAGTCATTGCAGTGCAATTTTAAATACACGGGAATATTTTCCATTTCAAATCTTTGTCCTGTTTGGTATATTCTCCAGAACAGATATCCTGGCGCAACCAAGTCACCCATAGAAACTTACTGTTGGACAATTTTTCGGCTGGACAAAATGACCCTAATTGGGCAAGTATCATGTAAAACAACTATTTTTACAGGTTTTTTGTAACTTTCAGCATACTTTCGGCTACAATCACTACACGTGAACAAATGGTAACACTTTAGTTTTTTGAAAAAGTAGGGGCGAAGCATTCGCCTGCTTGGGGTGTGAACGCATTTATGCCAATTTATGGCAAATGCTTCGCCCCTACACAGTGCGGCAACATTGTTATTGTAATTTTTCAAAAAACTAAAGTGTTACAACAAATGTTGATTCTGTAATCCCGAAGGGATGACATGATTATAGCATATTGTCACGCAATTACGGTTAACACCATAGGGGTGGCATGGCATCTTCATTTTCCCCTTATTTCACCCCTTACGGGGTTGAATAGGGTGGTGGTGTGCTTTTTTCTATAAGCATGTCATCCCTTCGGGATTTCCGGTCTATCCATTTTTCTTGTTGGCCCTAAACCATTCAGAGAAAATATTCTCTGTCAATTTTTGCTGAATAGTTACGGTTTCCTTAACTTGATAGTATAGGATTTTCATTTTATTTAAGCGGGTTTGCGGTAGGGTGGATTAAGCGGAAGCGAATCCACCTTTTCTGAAAATAGTATTGGTGGATTCGGCGTAAAAACCAACGCCTTAATTCATCCACTACTCATAACTAATTCATTCAGCAAAAAAATTGTCCGACAATAAGCCTTAGGGGGTGAAGGGGGTTGAGAAAAAACTTACAAAAAAAGATATTTTTACACAGGAATAATATAACGATGAAAACGACTTTTCTAAGGAAGTTACAAAGTGATTGAAATAAAACCGATAACCGGGAGTATCGATGCAATCGTTAAAGTTCCCGGTTCGAAGAGCTACACGAACCGCGCCCTCATCACGGCGGCATTGGCCGATGGAACATCAACGATTACGAATGCCCTTTTCAGCGACGATACGAAATATATGGCATCCGGCTTGAATATCCTGGGAATACCAGTCGAAGAGCAACACGATGTCAATACGTTCATCGTACACGGAAAAGGTGGGGCTATTCCCGCAAGACAGGCGAATTTGTTCGTCGGGAATGCAGGGACTGCAATGAGGTTTTTGACGGCCATGCTGACCCTGGGCAACGGCGTTTACGAAATAGACGGTGTCACCCGCATGCGGCAAAGGCCCATACAGGATTTGCTTGACGGTTTAAGCCAGCTTGGGGCGGATGTCACATCAAAAAATAACGATGGCTGCCCGCCGGTGATGATCCGGGGAAAAGGATTGCAGGGTGGATTAACCGTGGTAAAAGGAGACTTGAGCAGTCAGTATTTTAGCGCTTTATTGATGACGTCCCCGTACGCAAAAAGGGATGTAATTATTGAAGTAAAGGGCAACCTGGTTTCAAAGCGGTACGTGGATATGACGATAGCGCTGATGCGGCAGTTTGGGATAAATATTGAGAACAGTGATTATAAAACATTCTTTGTAAAATCCGGTCAGCATTACCGGGCGACACACTATGAAGTAGAAGGGGATGCGTCGGGCGCGTCTTATTTTTTTGCCGCGGCCGCCATTACCGGCGGAAAAGTAAGGGTTGTAGGCATCGGGAGTGATTCCATGCAGGGGGACATTCATTTTGTGGACGTTTTGAAAAGTATGGGTTGTAGTGTTACCTGGGGCGGCAATTGGATTGAAGTGCAGGGGGGGGCGTTGCGTGGCATAGATATTGACATGGGCGATATGTCTGATGTCGTTCAGACCCTGGCTGCCGTAGCGGTGTTTGCCCAGGGAAAAACGCGGGTTCGCAATGTGAAAAATATGCGCATTAAGGAGACCGACCGTATTGCCGCGGTGGTAAATGAATTGCGCAGGATGGGGATTTCAGCGGTAGAATATGAAGATGGTTTTGAAATTGAACCGTCTCCACCGTGTCCGGCTGAGATCGAGACCTATGATGACCATCGCATGGCTATGAGTTTTGCGTTGGTTGGGCTGCGTTCATCCGGTATCGCAATTAAAAATCCCGGATGCGTCGCGAAGACATTTCCCGATTATTTTCAGAGGTTAGAAGCCCTAAGGGGTGGAAAAAATTAACCCTGTCAGGGTTGAAGTGCATATTTAGCGCGCCGGATGTATGATAAACGCTCGGGCAAAGAGTTCTTATTTTCCCTCCATCTGCCGGAGCATATCTCCTCTTGTAAACCCTTTTATGAGCAATACTGAGATTTTTAGAGCGCTACGATGACGCCGGACGTTGATGAAAAATACATGACCATTGCCTTGGAATTGGCAGAAAAAGGGCGTGGGAAGGTGGAACCCAATCCCATGGTGGGTGCGGTACTGGTCAAAAATGGTGAGATCGTAGGAAGGGGTTATCACCATGCATTTGGAGGGCCGCATGCTGAGATACATGCGATCAACGAGGGAGGAACAAATGGCAAAGGCGCTACACTCTACGTATCCATGGAGCCCTGCGCGCACTATGGCAAGACGGCGCCCTGCGTTGACGCCATCATAAGGGCCGCAATTGCAAGGGTGGTAATGCCGGTTATTGATCCGAATCCCATTACCTCTGGCAGAGGGCTGCAAAAATTAAAAGAGACTGGAATAGAAGTAAAACTCGGCATTATGGAATCGCAGGCCAGAAGACTCAACGCCCCCTTCTTTAAATTAATGCAAACCGGACTCCCCTACATCATCGTTAAATGGGCGATGTCGCTTGATGGCAAGATCGCCACCCACGGCGGAGACTCCCGGTGGATTACTTCGGAAGAGTCGCGTGCCTATGTGCATACGATACGCGGGCAGGTGGACGGCATTATCGTGGGAATCAACACCGTGCTACGTGATGATCCTTTACTGACATGTCGTTTAGAAGGGGGAAGAAATCCGCGAAGGA from Candidatus Brocadia sp. includes these protein-coding regions:
- the ribD gene encoding bifunctional diaminohydroxyphosphoribosylaminopyrimidine deaminase/5-amino-6-(5-phosphoribosylamino)uracil reductase RibD, whose product is MTPDVDEKYMTIALELAEKGRGKVEPNPMVGAVLVKNGEIVGRGYHHAFGGPHAEIHAINEGGTNGKGATLYVSMEPCAHYGKTAPCVDAIIRAAIARVVMPVIDPNPITSGRGLQKLKETGIEVKLGIMESQARRLNAPFFKLMQTGLPYIIVKWAMSLDGKIATHGGDSRWITSEESRAYVHTIRGQVDGIIVGINTVLRDDPLLTCRLEGGRNPRRIIVDGNAVLPLHSRLIKTIGESEIMVAVTENAPHERIERLKHAGCKIIRTKGTDGRVDLQELFRYLGEMKLTNILVEGGSKIITSMIEGHFADKIIVFIAPVIIGGEGAMSPVRGKGVNIMGEAVKLAEINIRRFSNDIAVEGVPEY
- the aroA gene encoding 3-phosphoshikimate 1-carboxyvinyltransferase, which translates into the protein MIEIKPITGSIDAIVKVPGSKSYTNRALITAALADGTSTITNALFSDDTKYMASGLNILGIPVEEQHDVNTFIVHGKGGAIPARQANLFVGNAGTAMRFLTAMLTLGNGVYEIDGVTRMRQRPIQDLLDGLSQLGADVTSKNNDGCPPVMIRGKGLQGGLTVVKGDLSSQYFSALLMTSPYAKRDVIIEVKGNLVSKRYVDMTIALMRQFGINIENSDYKTFFVKSGQHYRATHYEVEGDASGASYFFAAAAITGGKVRVVGIGSDSMQGDIHFVDVLKSMGCSVTWGGNWIEVQGGALRGIDIDMGDMSDVVQTLAAVAVFAQGKTRVRNVKNMRIKETDRIAAVVNELRRMGISAVEYEDGFEIEPSPPCPAEIETYDDHRMAMSFALVGLRSSGIAIKNPGCVAKTFPDYFQRLEALRGGKN